The following is a genomic window from Candidatus Delongbacteria bacterium.
CATTCTCTAACTGTGGAAGTGTTATTGATTATAGAATCATTATCATGATGAAAAATAACTGCTTCCAGTGTGTTGTAAGGGAAATTCCACCAGTTTAACAAGTAGCCACATATCTTAGAGTGAGAAATATTAAAAAATTTATAATCAAGTATTTCGTAATTATTTGAATCAAACTCCTCCAATTCTTTCATGAAAAGTCTAAATTTTTCTCCATAGTTGATTAACAAAACGACATAACCAATATGTGCAATTAGTCCAATTGAGTTATAAACACTGTCAACTCTTTTACCTGTCAATTTCTTATGCAATTTTCCAAAGTATAAATTAGATAATTTTGAATGCTCAAGAAGTCTGTTGAAATATGGCAGAGATTTGTTCTCTATTTTTTTTGAATCATACACAGCTGTGTTAATAATCATATCTCTAATCGCTTCCAGACCCATATAAATTACAGCCTTACTTATTGTCGTTGTTTTAAGGTCATAAAATGATGAATTTGCTGTTTTTAGTATTTTTACTGCTAAAAGTGCATCTGTTTCAATAATTTTAGCGATATCTTCAAGACTTTCCTCTTTTGAAATAGCTTCAGTTATTTTTTCGAAAACTTGAGGCAAAACCGGCAAATCCTCCATTCTAAGGATTAAATCTTTTACATGCTCGGAATCCAGAAGGTCTTTCAGTTCGAAAACATTAGTTATGTAACTTTTCAACTCTTCATCATTCCATGGTTTGGATAAAAAACTTTTTACGACTCCATTGAATACTGATTTAAAGATTATCTTATCATCAGTAAATCCCGAGAGCATGATTCGAATAGCGTCAGGATATTTAGCTCTTACAAGTTGAAGAAACTCGTAGCCATTCATATCTGGCATTTTAAAGTCTGACACAACCATATCTATTTCGTTTTCCTTTAATTTCTCAAATGCGATTGAGGCTGATTCAGCCATAATAATATCAAAATCCATCTTTCTAAAAGATCTCCAGACAGCTTTCAATACACTCCTTTCATCATCGACAAATAAAATTGTTTTTCTTTTCAATTTAATCCTCCGGTATTTTGGGAAGTTTAATTATGAATGTAGTTCCAATTGTTTCGGTTGAGAAACAATCGATATGACCTTTGTGTTTATTGACAATTATATCGTAGCTGATATTTAGTCCCAATCCAGTTCCTTTACCAGCTTCCTTTGTAGTAAAAAAGGGGTCGTAAATCTTTTTAAGATTCTCTTGGCTAATTCCACAGCCATTATCTTTTATAATTACTTCTACAAAGTCTCCAATGTTTTTTGATTCAATTTCAAGTAGTCCTTCTCTATCCATTGATTTCATTGCGTGTGATGCATTCACAATAATATTAGTCAAAACTTGAGAAATCTGATTTGAATTGGCTAAAACAGTATCAACATCGCCAAGTTTTTTTTTGATTTTAATACCGTATTTTAATTCATTTCCTAATAGTTTTAGAGATTGCTCGATATTTTTATTTATATCAATGAGGCTGTAATTACTATTAATTTCAGAGTATGCATAATTTTTGAGACTATTTACAATCTCCAAAATTCGATCGGTACCCTCTAAACTCTCTTTTAAAGCCTCAAAAGTATCATTTTTGATAAATAAATAGTCAATTTTATCCAGTTTTTTTTTCAAATTGTTGTAATCAGAATCAAATTCAATGTTATCGAGGATAGAGATAAAGTCTTCGAAATAGTTTCGCAATGTTCTTAGGTTTGAAGCTATGAAACCTACTGGATTATTTATTTCATGAGCGATACCTGCGGCTAATTGACCAATAGAGGCGAGTTTCTCCTGGACTAACATCTGATTTTGAATTTTTCTTATCTCCAAATTACTATCTTTTAACTCATTATTAATATTCTCTAATTCTATACTATAATGATTAAGAATTTCACTCATCTCTTCAGCTCTATCTTTTGATGCTCCAAGTTGATATATTAGATTGTCTTTCTCCAAATTTATTCTTATCATAGCCTCATCGTCAGGTATAATATCGGTATAAATGAATACTATTATATTTGAATTGTTAATTTTGAAGAGATGACCATTTCTAATGATATTATTTCTCGTACTATTTATATATATATCGGAAATTTTACAATTTGTTTTAAAGACTTTTATTATATCTTCTCTTAGTTTTGTTTCAGACAACAATTCAAATGTTTCACCTAATATTTGTCCACCTGAAACTACACCCTCCAGTATTGTTACCGAGTCATTATAATCCCTGATATATATTTCGTTCTCAATTACTTCTAAAATAATACACCCATTTTTCATCTTCTTAAAAAGCTCTACAAAGATATTTAGATGGTTCTTTTTTTCGGTTTTATAAGAGCTTTCTTTGAGCTTACCTTGATTTTCAAATATAGGCATTAGCTCGTTTAATTTATGCCATCGGAGGGGTTTTTCAATCCAACTTACTTTTTGTTGTTCATTAGGAGAAAAATAATCAAAATCTATTTTTGAATCGTGTAAGATCATTATTGGAGTGTAGAGATTTTTCTCAATGAACATTTTTAAGTTAGCATTGTTGTTATCATTTTCAGTTAAATTATAGATTACACAAGCGTTTGTTTTATCATAATCATAATCTACAAAATCATTATATCCAACAAAACTATAATCATACAAATTTTCATCAAGATATCTAGCTAGGAACAATGAAGTTGAGTTTTTATTACTAACTACTAAAATTTTCTTTGGATATAATTTTTTCTCATTCATTTAAGGCTCTACTATGAGATATCTATACTAAATATTATAAGTATTAACTTGGTAAATGGAAATCAAAATATTGTTTATATAAAATAGAGATTAAAATTATCTGGTTGTCTAATTTGTTGTATATGATTTGAACTGTTATTAAAGGATCAGTATCGTTAAAAATATAACAATAAAGATCTATAAATGTAATTGCTTCCACTTAAACATTTTAAAAAAGTATAAATTAAGTTCAACAATAAGATGAAAAATCGATTGTACTTTATATCAAAAAATAAAAGTTGTTTAGGTTGGCTTTAATAAATCCTAACTTTATTTGCTGGCAGTCTTCAAATTGTGTCAATATATACAAAATGATAAAAAACGAACTGTTAAAACATTGATATTCGAGAGATTTACTTAATGTTTTTTTATATGAATTTTCATTTTTTTTTTTTTGATTTTAAAAATTACCATATATAAGTTGTTTCAGGACGGGAAATCCAATGATATCTCACACATAGTTCCAGCTTGAGTCTTGGGGGAGACGATGGCAGGAAACATAAACTATAAATATAGTATCGCGATAGATACAGGTAAGTGCGTTTAGAAGTCATTTAATGTGATTTTTGAATGTAAATCGGTAACTTTATTCTTGGGAGGAATGATGAAAAAACTGATTATCCTGATTTTAGTTTTAGCATTTTCAGCAATTCTGATGGCTAAAGAAGCAAAATTAGGGAACAGTAAACATGGCTACTCGATTTTGGAAGAAAATTCCAACTACATGATAATCGAGTATGGAATTACATCGCTTAATTATGACGTGTTCTCCAACAATGACGGAGAATTTACCGACTTGAGAATTGAGAATGGCTACCTTACTAGGGATGTTGGAAAACCTGCATTACCAACATTTCGTAATTTGATAGAAGTTCCATATGGAGCTCAACCTGAAATTGAGGTTCTATCTTTCGATGAAGAAAAATATACTTTATCAGATCTTGGAATAACTAAGAAAATTGCTCCTGCTCAACCAAGTTACTCCAAAAGTTCAAACCCTGAAGATATAAAATTTGTTTATGATCCTCAAAGCTACCAATCAGGCTATAGTAAAAGACAATTAGCTGAAACTTATTTAAGTGGTACAATGAGAGGTGTAGGTATAGGATCTGTTGTTGTTAATCCTATTGATTACGATGCAGCTTCTGGAACAATTAAAGTTTACCAAAGATTAAAGGTAAAAGTTAATTTTATTGGCAAGGCTGACAATAGTGATGAAATTAAAATGGAATCATATTCTCCATTTTTTGATCAATCTTTCAGATCATTAATTAACTATAAGGAAGTTGACAATAAAGCTGATCTTGCTATTTATCCTGCAAGTTACCTAATTGTTGCTTCTGATCAGTTCCAGTATAACGCTAAACTAAACGAGTTTATCGCGTGGAAAAAGCAAAAAGGATTTAACGTAGTAACAAATTATGTATCTTCTTCAACTACAATATCTACAATCGACAGTTGGATTGAAAATCAGTGGAATAATTTATCTCCTAAGCCTTCGTTTGTGTTAATCGTTGGTGATGAAAGTGGAACTTATACAGTTAAAACTGAAGTAAATCCTCCTTTGGGTTCTGGTGG
Proteins encoded in this region:
- a CDS encoding HDOD domain-containing protein, with amino-acid sequence MKRKTILFVDDERSVLKAVWRSFRKMDFDIIMAESASIAFEKLKENEIDMVVSDFKMPDMNGYEFLQLVRAKYPDAIRIMLSGFTDDKIIFKSVFNGVVKSFLSKPWNDEELKSYITNVFELKDLLDSEHVKDLILRMEDLPVLPQVFEKITEAISKEESLEDIAKIIETDALLAVKILKTANSSFYDLKTTTISKAVIYMGLEAIRDMIINTAVYDSKKIENKSLPYFNRLLEHSKLSNLYFGKLHKKLTGKRVDSVYNSIGLIAHIGYVVLLINYGEKFRLFMKELEEFDSNNYEILDYKFFNISHSKICGYLLNWWNFPYNTLEAVIFHHDNDSIINNTSTVRECLEIADIMAWKKLGFLKKVYVDEKYLIEDENEFDS